A genomic window from Lotus japonicus ecotype B-129 chromosome 1, LjGifu_v1.2 includes:
- the LOC130730020 gene encoding nascent polypeptide-associated complex subunit alpha-like protein 1 yields the protein MTAQSQEELLAAHLEQQKIHDDEPVVEDDDEDDDDEDDDDEDDDNIEGQEGDASGRSKQTRSEKKSRKAMLKLGMKPVTGVSRVTVKKSKNIVFVISKPDVFKSPTSDTYIIFGEAKIEDLSSQLQTQAAEQFKAPNLGNVGLKPESSGVAQDEEDVDESVDVDETGVDPKDVELVMTQATVPRPKAVKALKAANGDIVAAIMELTN from the exons ATGACTGCCCAGTCCCAAGAAGAGCTTCTCGCTGCTCATCTCGAACAGCAAAAGATCCAT GATGATGAGCCTGtagttgaggatgatgatgaggacgatgatgatgaggatgacgatgatgaggatgatgacaACATTGAAG GACAAGAGGGTGATGCATCTGGTAGGTCAAAGCAGACCAGAAGCGAAAAGAAGAGTCGCAAGGCAATGCTTAAACTTGGAATGAAACCTGTTACAGGTGTCAGTCGTGTGACAGTCAAGAAGAGCAAGAAT ATTGTGTTCGTCATCTCAAAACCAGATGTTTTCAAGAGCCCAACTTCAGACACATACATTATATTTGGTGAAGCTAAGATTGAAGACTTGAGCTCACAGCTACAAACCCAGGCAGCAGAGCAGTTCAAGGCTCCTAATTTGGGCAATGTAGGTTTGAAGCCTGAATCCTCTGGTGTTGCTCAGGATGAAGAGGATGTTGATGAGAGTGTAGATGTGGACGAGACCGGTGTAGATCCCAAGGATGTAGAGTTGGTGATGACTCAAGCTACCGTGCCAAGACCAAAGGCTGTTAAAGCTCTCAAAGCTGCAAATGGCGACATTGTGGCTGCCATTATGGAGCTAACAAATTGA
- the LOC130730021 gene encoding nascent polypeptide-associated complex subunit alpha-like protein, with translation MTAETQEELLAKHLEQQKIHHDEPIVEDDEDEDDDDEDDDEDDIGEGQEGDGSGRSKQTRSEKKSRKAMLKLGMKPVTGVSRVTVKKSKNILFVISKPDVFKSPTTDTYIIFGEAKIEDLSSQLQTQAAEQFKAPNLSNVGLKPESSGVAQDDEDEDEDEDENETGVDPKDIELVMTQATVSRSKAVKALKAANGDIVAAIMELTT, from the exons CATGATGAGCCTATAGTTGAggatgatgaggatgaagatgacgatgatgaagatgatgatgaggatgacatTGGTGAAG GTCAAGAGGGTGATGGATCTGGTAGGTCCAAGCAGACAAGAAGTGAAAAGAAGAGTCGCAAGGCAATGCTCAAACTTGGAATGAAACCTGTCACAGGTGTCAGTCGTGTGACAGTCAAGAAGAGCAAGAAT ATCCTGTTTGTTATCTCGAAACCAGATGTTTTCAAAAGCCCAACTACGGATACGTACATTATATTTGGGGAAGCTAAGATTGAAGACTTGAGCTCACAGCTACAAACTCAGGCAGCAGAGCAGTTCAAGGCTCCCAATTTGAGCAATGTAGGATTGAAGCCTGAATCCTCTGGTGTTGCTCAggatgatgaggatgaggatgaggatgaggatgagaaTGAGACTGGTGTTGATCCCAAGGATATAGAGTTGGTTATGACTCAAGCTACCGTGTCAAGATCGAAAGCAGTCAAAGCTCTCAAAGCCGCCAATGGCGACATTGTTGCTGCCATTATGGAGCTTACTACTTGA